Proteins encoded within one genomic window of Dasypus novemcinctus isolate mDasNov1 chromosome 17, mDasNov1.1.hap2, whole genome shotgun sequence:
- the IL1A gene encoding interleukin-1 alpha has translation MATVPDLFEDLKSCCSENEDSSQDLPLDQQSFYDACFGPLPGDCMDKMRSLGTPDSTKTPRLTYEESVVLVTAGGKVLKRRRLSLNLPIVEDDLGADSGPKAEIKPRSAHYTLQSNVKYSFIRVIKNQFILNDDLAQSIIRDPLGPHLRAAALNNLEYAVKFDMGAYKPTEVNKRPVTLRISKTRLFVSAQDESEPVLLKEMPETPRIITGSETSLLFFWETYGTRHYFRSVTHPELLIATMEDAQVHMARGQPSITDFQIQENQA, from the exons ATGGCCACAGTCCCTGACCTGTTTGAAGACCTGAAGAGCTGCTGCAG TGAAAATGAAGACAGTTCCCAGGACCTGCCTCTGGACCAG CAGTCCTTCTATGACGCCTGCTTCGGTCCACTTCCTGGGGACTGCATGGATAAAATGAGGTCTCTGGGCACCCCTGACTCCACGAAGACACCCCGGCTTACCTATGAGGAGAGCGTGGTACTGGTGACAGCCGGAGGGAAGGTTCTGAAGAGGAGACGACTGAGCTTAAACCTGCCCATCGTTGAGGACGACCTGGGCGCTGACAGTGGGCCCAAAGCAG AAATCAAGCCCAGATCAGCACATTACACCCTCCAGAGCAACGTGAAATACAGCTTTATAAGGGTCATCAAGAACCAGTTCATCCTCAACGACGACCTTGCTCAAAGCATAATTCGAGACCCACTGGGTCCACACCTCAGAGCTGCTGCGTTAAACAATCTGGAGTATGCAG TGAAATTTGACATGGGTGCTTATAAACCAACAGAGGTTAATAAACGTCCTGTGACTCTAAGAATCTCAAAAACGCGACTGTTTGTGAGTGCTCAAGACGAGAGTGAACCTGTGCTCCTGAAG GAGATGCCTGAGACACCTAGGATCATCACTGGTAGTGAAACTAGCCTgctcttcttctgggaaacctACGGCACCAGGCACTACTTCAGGTCAGTCACCCACCCCGAGCTGCTCATTGCCACGATGGAAGACGCACAGGTGCACATGGCCAGGGGGCAACCCTCTATCACGGACTTTCAGATACAGGAGAACCAGGCTTGA